CCCGTCGCCGGGCTCCCGGTCGGGCCCGCACACGAAGCAGCCGGGGAACGGGTGGGACTCGGCCGCGCGGTACTTCTCCGCGGCCTCCACCGCCCGTTCGAAGGGGACGGGCGCGACCGGCGGCACCACGATCGCCCCCGCGAGCGCCTCGGCGACCAGCAGGTCGCCGTGCCAGAGCCGCACGCTGTGGCCGCGCTCGTCCTCCACCGTCACGGTCAGCTCGGTGTCCAGCGGCGGCGGCTGCCGCAGCCGCACCGTCACCGTGTCGATGGGCACCCTCCCCGCCAGGCGCCCCGCCACGTAGCCGCCGTTCCCGGACCCTTCCGGCCCGTGGAACCGCCTGTCAATGATCATTTGGTGTCCCCCCGTGGTGACGCACCCTGGACAAACGGCACCGATCTTAATCACCGGTTCCGACACTCCACCGCCGCCCCCCGGCGTTGGCCCGGCCGCCCGCACCGGCGGCCGCCCCCTGCCGTCCACGCTACGTCCGGACCCGTCGAGATCGCGGCCGAAAGCGCACATCCGGGGAAACAGAGCCCGAGGAAGCAGACCGGTGGCGGTCCGGGCCGCCCGATCGTGCCGCGGCGCCGCCGCGGCGCCGCCGCGGCCCCACCGCGCTCACCGGCGGCGCGGGGCCGAGGGCCTATACCGCCCGTGACGGCTGCGGACGGCCCGGCCGGGTGGTGAAGAAAACGGAAAGAGACCCTCTGAGGCGAGCCCGGACGGTGGTCTCGTCCACGGGGCCGTCCTCGGCGACCGGGGTGCGTTCGAGCGCGCGGTCGATGAGCTTGTCGATGTTGCGGTCGGCCACGAGGACGGAGCACGTGTCGCACGCGTACCACGGGTACAGCATGTTCAGGACGGCGACGGCGGTGTCGTCGTCCGACAGGTGCGTGGTGTCGAGCTCGACCTCGAACATGTCGGTGTCATCGGGGTCGAGCGTGGGGTAGTAGAGCCAGCTCGGCTCGGGGGCGCCGCAGAAGTCGCAGTCCGGGTCCTGGGGGGCGGGTTCGCCGACGGCGAGCTCCAGCTCGTGGTCCCACGGCTCCACCCGCCGGTTGTGGCGGTAGCCCACCCCGTCGAGGGAGCCCTCCCGGTTGTGGGTGACGTCGTGCACTTCGCCGCCGCAGCGGGCGCACATGAAGCCGATGTCCTCCATGTCCCTCCCCTGATCGCTGAGGCACCGGCTCTCACAGTATCCGTCCGGCACCCCCTCTCGTACACGAGCTCCACCGGCCCGCCGCTCCTCGGAGATCTTTTTTGGCCTTCCCGTCCCGCGCCCCGGCTCCCCTCAGCCGGCCGGGATCCGGTGGCGGGACAGGTGCGCCAGGACCGCCTGGTTGGCCTCCCACCCGTCGGGGAACTTCACCGGCACGCCCAGGTGCACCGGCTCGGCGGACGGATGCGCGTCGAGCAGCTCGGGAATCCCAGCCCGCGCCACGACGACGCACGCGTGCCGGTGGCGGGACGTCAGGACGCACAGCCGCCCCGACTCCAGATGGAACGCGGTGGCGTCACGGCGCCCCGACAGCGGATGCAGGACCACCGTCACGTCGTACTCGCGGCCCTGGAGGCGGTTCGCGGTGTCGACGGTGATGCCCTCGCCGTGGGGGCCGAGCGCCGCGCGGATCGCGGCGACCTGGTCCCGGTGGGCCGCGCCGATCGCGACCCGGTCCGCGCCGACCGCGGCCGAGCCCTGCTCCGAATGGGCGACGGGGCCGCGCTGGAGCAGCCGGACGGCGAGCGCGGCCGTCGCCCGCACGGCCTCGGCGTCGGTGCGCAGCGTGTGCCGCGCCGGCAGCTCGAACAGGCTCCAGCCGGTGGCGGCGGCCTCCTCCAGCGCCCGGTCGTAGGTGGTGCCCATGCCGCGCGTCCCGAACTCCAGCCGCCGGTCGCCCGGCCCGGTCCCGGCGCGGAAACCGGTGAACGGGTAGAACGCCTCCGACACCACCGGGGCGGCGGACGCGGGCAGCCGCCACGACACGGGCAGCCGGTGGACGGGCAGGTCCGGGTTGTGCGCCAGCAGGACGGCCACGGCGCTGCGCATCGGGTCCCACGCCAGGCCCGCCCAACGCTCCACCTCCACCGTGGAGAACGGGTCGAGCTGGCCGGGGTCGCCCACGAACAGCGCCCGCTCGAACCGGCCCGCGATGCGCAGCAGCATGTCGGAGCGCATCTGGTACGCCTCGTCCACGATCGCCCACGGCCACGACCCGTCCGCCAGCGTCGCCCACTTCGCGGCGGTCGCGATCACGACGGGATGCTCCGCGAGGTCGTCGGCCTTCTGCGCGACCCGCGCCTTCGGATGCGCCAGGACACGCTCGGACGGGAGGTAGCCCGACGCCGACAGCCGCCCCAGCGGGAGGTCCGGCCGCCTGCGGGCCAGCCGGTCGACCAGGTCGTCGACCTGCTCGTTCGTCTGCGCCACGATCATCAGGCGCTCGCCGGCGTCCACCAGGTGCTCGGCGGCGCGGACGACGAGCGTCGACTTCCCCGCGCCGGGCGGGGAGTCCACCACCACGCCGCGGTGCCCTCCCGCGAGATCGTCCAGAACCGCGGCGACCACCCGCGCCGCGGCCTCGGACGGATCCTCGTCCGTCGCGAGCGGATCGGGCTGCGTTTCGTTCGCCGCCCACACCAGGCGGGGGCCGGCATGCTCGGTCACGACCATTCCTCTTCGGCGTCCTCGTCGGTCGGCACGTAGTCCTCGGGCGGCCCGCCGTGCGTCCACGGCGTCTCCTCCCGGTCGGGGAACCTCGCGACACCGTAGGACCCCTCGGTCAGCGACGTGAAACAGACCCTGTCGCCGACCTGCGGGACGACGCCCGGCTCGGGCGTGAGCCTGCGCCCCATCCCGCCCGTCAGCTCCACCAGCACCGACCCGCCGCCGACCTCCACGATCCTTCCCTTCAACGCGGGGCGCGCCGCGCTGCACACGGTCGTCCCCGGGTCGAGGCGCACCGGGTCCTGCGTCTCGACCACCAGCCGGGGACGCAGCTTGGGCCGCTTGCCCGTCTCGTCCAGCCGCTCCGGGTCGCATTCGGCGACCACCCCGCCGAACGCCTGCCCCGCGAGACGGTGCTCGGCCATGACGAGGGGATCGTCGAACGCCCGCTGCGCCTCGTAGGCGTCCTGGGCCCGTTCCAGGTCGTACAGCCGCCGCGCCGCCCGGACGGGGGAGTCGCGGCGCGCCTGCGGGTACGCCTCCCCGAACGTCTGGTGATAGTAGGTGAACGCGTCCCGGTCGCGTTCCCACCGTTTCGGCACGCTCGCCCCCTCCGGCAGCGCGCGCAGCAGCTCGACGGCCCGCCACATCAGGTCCCACGTGGGCTCCAGCTGCCCGGCGAGGGCCGTGCGCAGCCGCTCCTCCGCGTGCGGGGCGCCGCCCGACCGGTCGTAGGCGGCGATCGCCGGGGCCAGGACCTCGTTGTCGAACGTCGGGTCGGTCGCCGGGCCCGCCGGCGGGCACACCACCGGGTCCTCGGCGCGCGCCGCCGCGGCGGGGCCGTCCATGCCCTCCGGCGGGTCGATCCAGCCCATCAGGGCCGCGAGGTTGCCGTCCTCCAGCGAGCTCTGCCCCGTCGCCCAGTGCAGCCGCAGCATCTCGGTCATCGCGCCCAGCAGCGACGAGCCGGGATGGTCGTGCCGCTCGGCGAACCACGTCAGCCACCGGCCGAGCACGGGCACCGCCGGGTCCACCGCGTACGGGCCCTCCGTGCTGCGGAACCGCGTCGACCGCCCCATCAGCCGCAGGAACGCCACGCCGCCCCGGTTCGGCACCAGCAGCTGCGGCGCGTCCCCGTACCGGATCCGCTCCTCGCCCTCCTTGCCGGGCGGCAGCACCTCCACCTCGCCCCGGCTCGTCTCGATGTGCTTCAGCACCAGCTTCGCGAGGTCGGCGGCGAACGCGAAGCGCAGGTCCCGGTTGCGCGGTTGCGGCACCACCAGCAGCTCCGGGTCGCCCGGCGCGCTGCCCGCCATCACCGCCAGCGGCGCCGCCGCCTCCCCGGCGAGCCGCAGCGGCACCAGCACCAGCGGAGCGTCCGCCACATGGCAGTGCCGCACCGTCGCGAGGGGCCTGGCGACCCCCGCGGCCACCGCCTCCAGCCGCGCGAGCGAGGCCAGCACGCTCACGGGCCGTTCCCCCCAAGCCCACAAGCCGCCATCGCGCGGCGCCCGGCCTTCCCGTTCGGCCCCGGCCCGCAGGCCCAGCCGAGACCACGCTCCTCGGGCACGCTCAAGGTGTCCGCCGCGGGCCCGCTGTGGGCTGTAAGGCGGCGGTTTCCCTCCTTGCTCGTGCCTCGCTCGTCGGTCCAGGCGCCGCCGCGCCCCTCCGGCTCGCCTTCTTGCGGGGGGTTCACGCGGCTCCTTCCAGGGCCTCCGCCCGCAGGCGGGCCGCGACGCGCAGGTGCTCGGCGGTCTCCGCGAGGTCGTCGGACGGGACGAGCGAGCCGTTCGCGAGCGCGAGGGCCGTCTCGACCGTGTCGACGCCGCCGAGGTCGTCGCGCACGGACCGGCCCAGCGCCCCCGTCGACCCGCACGCGCGGGCCTCCTCCCGGCAGAACAGCGCCAGCTCGCAGCCCGACATGCACTCGGGCGCGTACCGGGCCTCGACCGCGCCGACCGACTCGGCGAGCCTGTCCCCGGGTTCGAAGGACAGGTCGCCGGGCAGCTCCGCCAGGATGTCGTCGATGCGGGTCATCCGCGCGAGCTGCCGTTCCAGGACGGCGAGCTGCGGCCGCACGTCCAGCGGCGTCGCGGTCGGGCGGTTGGAGAAGTTCTCGGGGCAGACGAGGAACACCTCGTGCGACACCCGGGCGGGATCGTGGCCCAGCTCCGCCACCAGCCGTCGCAGCGCCAGCACGTACACGGCGGACTGCCGCGCCGCCGCTGCCACCTGCTCGGGCTCGGCCTGGCCGTCCACCACGGCGAACGACTTGATCTCGATCACGTGCAGTCGGCCCGCGAGCTGGAACGCGATGACGTCCGGCTCCAGGTAGGCGGGGCGCCCGGCGATGTCGAGGCGCAGCAGAGGATGGTCGAACAGCGTGCCCTCGCCGGTCTCCAGCGCCCGGGCGATCAACCGGCGGGTGCGCGAGTGCCGCAGCTCGCGGCCCTCGTTGCCCGCGACAACCTCCAGGTCGTCGTAGGCGACCTCGGGGACGTCCAGGCCGAGCCGTTCGCGCAGCAGCGTCAGCAGCTCCGCGCACCCGTCGGCCTTCACCTGCGCCTCGAACGCGTTCCCGCGGGTGATCGCGAACTGCGACTGCCCGAACGGGGCGGGGAAGCCCAGCTCCCGCGCCACCAGGTCCTTGTCGACCCCCGCCGCGTCCATCACCCCGCGGCGGGCGCACCCCGGGTTGGAGGTGAGCGCGGCGATCGTGCGGGCGTCGTGGTTGCGCGGGGCGGCGCCGCCGCGCAGCCGGTCCAGGTCCGGTGCGGTCTCGGTCATCGGTCCGTCTCTCCATTGCCGGCGGGCCGCCGCCCGGTGGCCCGCAGGGCGCGCAGGCGGCTGCCGAAAAGCAGTTCCGCGTCGTCGAGTTGCGCGCGGGCGCGCCCGGCGGCGGACGCTCGCCGCCGCCGGTCCGGCTCCCGGTGCACCTCCAGCTCGGCCCGGGCGGCCTCCGCGAGCACGGCCGGATCGACGGTACCGACCGTACCGGTGACCGCACCGGGAATGTTGGACGCGAAACGCCACAGCAGCCTCTGCACACCGGGGGAGGGCGTCCCCCGGCCCGCGTGCTCGGCCAGCCGGATGGCGGACGTGAGGAAGTCGGTGCGCGGGCTCAGCGGCCCGACGATCCGCTGCTCCAGCGGCCAGGTGCTCACGGTGAGCAGTCCCCGGGCCGGGGCGAGCAGATCGGCCGTCAGCGCGGCGCACAGGTAGTAGGGGCGGGCGTAGGGCGCGGTGCGGAACGAGCGCTCCTCGTCGCGGCGCAGGCTCGTCAGGCGGTTCCCCGGGATCTCGCCGGGGAAGAACGCCGCGTACACCGACCCGATCAGCTTGGGCGCGGCGGGCGCGCCGAGCAGCGTCAGCGCCTGGTGCACCTGCTCCCGGACGGGCAGCAGCCCGCGCGGCCCGCCGCCGCGCCCGTCCTTCCCGGCGCTCCGGGCGCCGGTGCGCAGATCATCCGTTCCGGCGCCTCGGCCGCCGTCGCCGGCGGGCACGCCGGTGTCTCCGGTGTCGTCGCCGAGGACGGCCTCGTCCCACGCCTGCTCGGCCCTGCGCAGCTCGGCGCGCAGGCTCCGGGCGTTCGCGCGGTCGCCGGCCGCCATGGCCCGGCGCACGGCGGCGCGCAGCTCGTCGATGCGCGTCTCCAGCTCGTCGGGGGTCGGGACGCCGGGGGACCGGAACATGCGGCAGACAGTACCGTCACTTCCCGACAGTTCCAGTGTTTTCCAGCTTCGTCGCCCCGGTTCGGGATCAGCGGGGCTTCCGCCACACGAGGGAGTAGCGGAACAGCAGGTGCCGCCGGAACAGCGCGCCGGGCAGCACCCGCAGGGCCTCGTCCCGCACCTCGTCCCACGTCATCGCCGGGTCGACGAGCGGTGCCGCCGGTTCGCCCGCGCGCCGCCGGTGGCGCAGCCGGTGGACGTGGTGCACCGGCACGCCGAGCGCCGAGTACGCCCAGTCCCGGGCCGTCGCGTTCCGGGCCAGGCCGACCACCGCCAGGGACCCGCCGGGACGCAGGGTCTCCCGCATCGCCGTCAGGGCCTTCGTGAAGTCCATGTGGTGGATCGCGGCGACGCTGCACACGAAGTCGTAGTGTCCGTCCGGGAGGTCGCACTCGAGGAGCCCCGCATGCACGAAGTCGACGTTGCCGAGGCCCTCGCTCAACCTCCGCGCCCTGGCGATCATCTCAGCGGACCGGTCCAGCCCGGTGACGTGCGCGGACCGGGGCGCGAGCCGCCGCACCAGCAGCCCGTCCCCGCACCCGACGTCCAGCGCCTCGCGGCATCCGCGCGGCACGCTGCGGAGCACCACCCCGTGGTAGTGGACGTTGTGATTCCAGTACTCCACGGTCGCCATCGTCACACGCCCGGCGGCGCGCGGTCAGCCGAAAGCGGGGCTGTCGCCG
The sequence above is drawn from the Actinomadura hallensis genome and encodes:
- a CDS encoding AAA family ATPase, with translation MVAAVLDDLAGGHRGVVVDSPPGAGKSTLVVRAAEHLVDAGERLMIVAQTNEQVDDLVDRLARRRPDLPLGRLSASGYLPSERVLAHPKARVAQKADDLAEHPVVIATAAKWATLADGSWPWAIVDEAYQMRSDMLLRIAGRFERALFVGDPGQLDPFSTVEVERWAGLAWDPMRSAVAVLLAHNPDLPVHRLPVSWRLPASAAPVVSEAFYPFTGFRAGTGPGDRRLEFGTRGMGTTYDRALEEAAATGWSLFELPARHTLRTDAEAVRATAALAVRLLQRGPVAHSEQGSAAVGADRVAIGAAHRDQVAAIRAALGPHGEGITVDTANRLQGREYDVTVVLHPLSGRRDATAFHLESGRLCVLTSRHRHACVVVARAGIPELLDAHPSAEPVHLGVPVKFPDGWEANQAVLAHLSRHRIPAG
- a CDS encoding class I SAM-dependent methyltransferase; this translates as MATVEYWNHNVHYHGVVLRSVPRGCREALDVGCGDGLLVRRLAPRSAHVTGLDRSAEMIARARRLSEGLGNVDFVHAGLLECDLPDGHYDFVCSVAAIHHMDFTKALTAMRETLRPGGSLAVVGLARNATARDWAYSALGVPVHHVHRLRHRRRAGEPAAPLVDPAMTWDEVRDEALRVLPGALFRRHLLFRYSLVWRKPR